A part of Molothrus aeneus isolate 106 chromosome 10, BPBGC_Maene_1.0, whole genome shotgun sequence genomic DNA contains:
- the SPHKAP gene encoding A-kinase anchor protein SPHKAP isoform X1 — protein MSRPGTGCQAAVRSNFESPLMHEVPERQGSSTDSSASSLGSSVTACKKILCSNSLLESTDYWLQNQRTPCQIGFLEDKSESNCASVCFVNLDANRDDCSDEQVKQKLISVSPSLPKLISSMNVQPPKENEIVLLSGLTAGNLQADYEVPQCPWLADVCLVQCARGDRRNSASCIIFEINKFLIGLELVQERQLQTETRVLKPEDDTNCSVSSIEEDFLTASEHLEDDNEADEYKAGHEKLNVSEASSDVKKNKGKGFENIHYRKARLPFILEANCINKDNAAAQISETVNVVAEDGISQPEDKSDQEILWQKELAEKGTSSFSTTNLTSGVENSALMLEDVSVTKMAKEELEPQGDPTAKHSSKADGEDRAGIRKTDPPSQNKQATTGQYATNLAESVLQDAFIRLSQSRPSFSEEAAVSISVGSSCKSEDASASRSWNELPKIVIVQSPDSSENVPDWPGSAFPSLSHWAEAESSAEVSDYFEEEHSNGHAQSALEVALACAATVIGTISSPQAAEKFRREQEATDSRSGVAADEEVHAAPSQLLDCAGTEYSFPSALCGMTQVASAVAICGLGETKEDKYPATSSGLLSAAQASAAITLRCSLAVGSSMEKLNESIAEALLKEASVILTKPNTYKNVGHFMESMNRKIVETAARPRVPHADGVIRDELAQNLSNIILRHSMEEVRKKRQLQVHSEDGSSTQDIFTETANELLFNIIYFTCKKMNDIRQLEECSPLFSEGTKAEKVTRAEGWPTLVTACETSHSPLDHSAAKPFGTSYSTSTSKDLEKVTSTCKSDIKDVNSNEGSTLNSEPNGDTGHNILGAKTSPKKRYLKRTTRDCYKFPNQSNNHHQKKDCRSFSDRENTLANSECRHGVQEQLSSSATINTENQAKIKCDSVLNNDVQLSLSLLGNHVLLPSQPVLQVKNSRDKYCITDFAEELAETVVSMATEIAAICLENSNGKQPWFCAWKRGNEYLVTQSLSCRTMKRKKETHTNGSVVRKHRAPRLSEIKRKTDEHPELKEKLMNRVVDESINLEDTPDSVNLFANEVAAKIMNLTELSMVDSIWQGPNHPRNRLHCERWSRAKASSCESIPEEDSDSKASFNTLGLMNSFGHSLSQTSSVSKQSSCESITDEFSRFMVNQMENEGRGFDLLLDYYAGKNANSILTSALQQVAKKNGHLNVRPSCPSKQSSTESITEEFYRYMLREIEKENKDNASCSRNSKDWCGSLLAPSLRSPFCFRQSSMPDSRSSGSRLTVNVPIKANSLDGFAHHRQDSLSVQPVSTVASAGLCKSDSCLYQRGKTDQITDMLIHETWASSIESLMRKNKIIADEAEATEADQFYSDSPPHVEQYAKRLAANIVESGKSLIVIQQDSFDYTSREDVLESKHPQSTTQIQSKTEEVNLDEKKEHMKSPGSLPAGQLREVPLIQIETDQRDEPDKDSESLTSCGPSGKGHQSKEKPPEALDGKHMVSSSPVSSSSPHSRSDAEIIGETKTAEEFPAHLSSSEESTGSWSQLANDEDNPDDTSSYLQLSERSLSNGNSSTTSSLGIMDLEIYQENVPSSPMINELVEEKVFLKEQTENTEESTSELSVGTANCQKDLLVINFDLEPECPDVELRATLQWIAASELGIPTIYFKKSQENRIEKFLDVVQLVQRKSWKVGDIFQAVVQYCKLSEEGRESTPSLFDWLLELG, from the exons AAGCTGATCAGTGTCTCACCCAGTCTCCCCAAACTGATCAGTTCAATGAACGTACAGCCACcgaaggaaaatgaaattgtcCTGCTCAGTGGATTGACAGCAGGAAACCTCCAGGCTGATTATGAGGTTCCCCAG TGTCCTTGGCTGGCAGATGTCTGCTTGGTTCAGTGTGCAAGGGGGGACAGGAGGAACAGCGCAAGCTGCATcatttttgaaataaacaaGTTTCTGATTGGACTTGAGCTCGttcaggagaggcagctgcagacAGAAACTCGTGTCCTAAAGCCTGAGGATGACACAAACTGCTCTGTTTCCTCAATAGAAGAAGATTTCCTCACGGCCTCCGAGCACCTCGAGGATGACAACGAGGCTGATGAATATAAAGCTG gtcatgaaaaattaaatgtttcagaAGCATCTTCAGATgtcaaaaaaaataaaggaaagggGTTTGAAAACATTCACTATAGAAAAGCCAGGTTGCCATTCATTCTTGAAGCGAACTGCATTAACAAAGATAATGCAGCTGCTCAGATCTCTGAAACCGTGAATGTTGTGGCTGAAGATGGCATCTCGCAACCTGAAGATAAGTCAGACCAGGAAATACTGTGGCAGAAGGAATTAGCTGAAAAAGGTACTTCATCATTTAGTACTACTAATTTGACTAGTGGGGTTGAAAACTCAGCACTTATGTTAGAAGATGTATCTGTAACCAAAATGGCTAAAGAGGAGTTGGAGCCTCAGGGTGACCCCACAGCGAAACACAGCAGCAAGGCAGACGGGGAAGATCGTGCAGGGATCAGGAAAACTGATCCTCCCTCCCAGAATAAGCAGGCGACCACAGGCCAGTATGCCACAAATTTAGCAGAATCTGTTCTGCAGGATGCATTCATTAGACTGTCACAGTCTCGACCCAGTTTCAGTGAGGAGGCTGCAGTCAGCATCTCTGTGGGAAGCTCCTGTAAGTCAGAAGATGCATCTGCTTCCCGATCATGGAATGAACTCCCAAAGATTGTCATAGTGCAAAGTCCAGACAGCTCTGAGAATGTACCTGACTGGCCAGGgtctgccttccccagcctgaGCCACTGGGCTGAGGCAGAAAGCTCTGCTGAAGTTTCAGATTACTTTGAGGAAGAGCACTCAAATGGACATGCCCAAAGTGCACTGGAAGTGGCTCTGGCTTGTGCAGCCACTGTCATTGGAACCATTTCCAGTCCCCAGGCTGCGGAAAAGTTCCGCCGGGAGCAGGAAGCCACAGACTCGAGAAGTGGAGTGGCTGCTGATGAAGAGGTGCACGCAGCACCCTCACAGCTCCTTGACTGTGCTGGCACGGAATACTCCTTCCCATCTGCACTCTGTGGCATGACTCAAGTGGCAAGTGCTGTAGCCATCTGTGGCCTGGGGGAAACAAAGGAGGACAAGTACCCTGCAACTTCCAGTGGACTTCTGTCTGCTGCTCAGGCCTCTGCAGCCATCACTCTGCGTTGCAGCTTAGCTGTAGGAAGCAGCATGGAGAAGCTGAATGAGAGCATTGCAGAGGCTCTTCTCAAAGAGGCATCCGTAATTCTGACAAAACCCAACACATACAAAAATGTAGGGCATTTTATGGAATCCATGAACAGGAAAATTGTtgaaacagcagcaagaccacgtGTTCCACATGCTGATGGAGTAATCAGGGACGAACTTGCACAAAACTTATCCAATATTATTCTGCGACATTCTATGGAAGAGGTTAGGAAGAAGAGACAGCTACAAGTCCATTCAGAGGATGGCTCAAGTACACAAGACATTTTCACAGAGACTGCAAATGAGTtgctttttaatataatatatttcaCTTGCAAGAAGATGAATGACATAAGGCAACTTGAAGAGTGTTCTCCTCTCTTTTCTGAAGgcacaaaagcagagaaagtaACAAGAGCAGAAGGGTGGCCAACACTGGTAACAGCATGTGAAACTTCACACAGCCCCCTTGATCACTCTGCTGCTAAGCCATTTGGTACATCCTACAGCACCAGTACTAGTAAAGATCTTGAAAAGGTCACAAGCACTTGCAAGAGTGATATCAAAGATGTAAATAGCAATGAAGGTTCCACACTGAATTCAGAACCAAATGGAGATACAGGGCATAACATACTCGGTGCAAAAACATCTCCCAAGAAGAGATACCTGAAAAGAACCACGCGAGACTGTTACAAATTCCCAAATCAGAGTAACAATCATCATCAGAAGAAAGACTGCAGATCATTTTCAGACAGAGAAAATACCCTTGCAAACAGTGAATGCAGGCACGGTGTTCAAGAGCAGCTGTCTTCCAGTGCCAccataaatacagaaaaccaAGCCAAGATTAAGTGTGATTCTGTGCTAAATAATGATGTTCAACTTAGCTTGTCTTTGTTAGGAAACCATGTGTTGCTTCCTTCTCAGCCTGTGCTACAGGTGAAAAATTCAAGGGACAAATATTGTATAACAGACTTTGCAGAAGAATTGGCAGAAACAGTTGTCTCTATGGCAACAGAAATAGCTGCCATTTGTCTAGAAAATTCAAATGGCAAGCAACCCTGGTTCTGTGCATGGAAGAGAGGCAATGAATATCTGGTGACCCAGAGTTTATCATGCAGAaccatgaaaaggaagaaggaaaccCATACCAATGGTTCTGTAGTTCGTAAGCACAGGGCACCTCGGCTTAGTGagatcaaaagaaaaacagatgagCATCCTGAGCTAAAGGAAAAATTGATGAATCGAGTAGTAGATGAATCTATAAACCTTGAGGACACACCAGATTCAGTCAATCTCTTTGCAAATGAAGTGGCTGCCAAGATCATGAACCTCACTGAACTCTCCATGGTTGATAGCATCTGGCAAGGTCCAAACCACCCCAGGAACAGACTGCACTGTGAAAGGTGGAGCCGAGCCAAGGCCTCAAGCTGTGAGAGCATACCAGAGGAGGACTCAGATTCCAAAGCCTCTTTCAATACCCTCGGCCTCATGAACAGCTTTGGTCACTCTCTGAGCCAGACAAGTTCTGTCTCAAAGCAGTCtagttgtgaaagcattacagATGAATTTTCAAGATTTATGGTGAACCAGATGGAAAATGAAGGAAGAGGTTTTGACTTATTACTGGATTATTAcgcaggaaaaaatgcaaacagtaTCTTAACTTCTGCCTTGCAACAGGTAGCCAAGAAAAATGGCCATCTTAATGTAAGACCAAGTTGCCCATCCAAACAGTCCAGCACAGAAAGCATAACAGAAGAGTTTTATAGGTATATGCTAAGAGAAAtcgaaaaggaaaataaagacaatGCATCATGCTCTCGGAACTCAAAGGACTGGTGTGGCAGTTTGCTGGCACCCTCTCTGCGGTCACCTTTCTGCTTCAGGCAGTCGTCAATGCCCGACAGTCGATCCTCAGGCTCCAGGCTTACAGTGAACGTCCCAATTAAAGCAAATTCCTTGGATGGGTTTGCCCACCACCGCCAAGATTCCTTAAGTGTCCAGCCTGTCAGTACCGTGGcttctgcagggctctgcaagTCTGACTCGTGCCTGTACCAGAGAGGCAAGACTGACCAGATCACAGACATGCTGATCCACGAGACCTGGGCCAGCTCCATCGAGTCCCTGATGCGCAAGAACAAAATCATTGCAGATGAGGCAGAGGCTACAGAGGCAGACCAGTTTTACAGTGATTCTCCTCCACATGTGGAACAGTATGCAAAAAGACTGGCTGCAAATATTGTTGAAAGTGGTAAAAGTCTAATTGTCATCCAGCAGGATTCCTTTGATTATACAAGCCGAGAAGATGTGCTGGAAAGCAAACATCCCCAGAGCACAACCCAGATACAGTCCAAAACGGAGGAAGTAAATTTGGATGAGAAAAAAGAGCACATGAAGAGCCCTGGAAGCCTCCCTGCAGGACAGCTCAGGGAAGTGCCTTTAATTCAGATAGAAACTGATCAACGAGATGAGCCAGATAAAGACTCAGAGTCCTTAACTTCATGTGGCCCATCTGGAAAGGGGCatcaaagcaaagaaaagccTCCAGAAGCTTTGGATGGGAAACACATGGTTTCCAGTTCCCCAGTAAGTAG cagcagccctcatAGCAGATCGGATGCTGAAATCATAGGAGAGACCAAAACAGCTGAAGAATTTCCAGCCCATCTCAGCAGCAGTGAAgagagcactggcagctggtCCCAGCTGGCCAATGATGAGGACAATCCTGATGACACCAGCAGCTACCTGCAGCTCAGCGAGCGCTCCCTGAG CAATGGCAACAGCAGTACAACTAGCAGTCTTGGCATTATGGACCTGGAAATTTATCAGGAGAACGTGCCATCTTCTCCTATGATTAA TGAATTAgtagaagaaaaggttttccttaaagaacagacagaaaacactGAGG AAAGTACTTCTGAGCTTTCAGTGGGAACAGCCAACTGTCAAAAGGACCTCCTGGTGATCAACTTCGATCTGGAGCCAGAGTGCCCTGATGTGGAACTGCGAGCCACCCTGCAGTGGATTGCTGCTTCCGAACTTGGAATTCCAACTATCTATTTTAAGAAATCTCAGGAAAACAGAATTGAAAAG
- the SPHKAP gene encoding A-kinase anchor protein SPHKAP isoform X3, whose translation MAGRPPPAAPSNFESPLMHEVPERQGSSTDSSASSLGSSVTACKKILCSNSLLESTDYWLQNQRTPCQIGFLEDKSESNCASVCFVNLDANRDDCSDEQVKQKLISVSPSLPKLISSMNVQPPKENEIVLLSGLTAGNLQADYEVPQCPWLADVCLVQCARGDRRNSASCIIFEINKFLIGLELVQERQLQTETRVLKPEDDTNCSVSSIEEDFLTASEHLEDDNEADEYKAGHEKLNVSEASSDVKKNKGKGFENIHYRKARLPFILEANCINKDNAAAQISETVNVVAEDGISQPEDKSDQEILWQKELAEKGTSSFSTTNLTSGVENSALMLEDVSVTKMAKEELEPQGDPTAKHSSKADGEDRAGIRKTDPPSQNKQATTGQYATNLAESVLQDAFIRLSQSRPSFSEEAAVSISVGSSCKSEDASASRSWNELPKIVIVQSPDSSENVPDWPGSAFPSLSHWAEAESSAEVSDYFEEEHSNGHAQSALEVALACAATVIGTISSPQAAEKFRREQEATDSRSGVAADEEVHAAPSQLLDCAGTEYSFPSALCGMTQVASAVAICGLGETKEDKYPATSSGLLSAAQASAAITLRCSLAVGSSMEKLNESIAEALLKEASVILTKPNTYKNVGHFMESMNRKIVETAARPRVPHADGVIRDELAQNLSNIILRHSMEEVRKKRQLQVHSEDGSSTQDIFTETANELLFNIIYFTCKKMNDIRQLEECSPLFSEGTKAEKVTRAEGWPTLVTACETSHSPLDHSAAKPFGTSYSTSTSKDLEKVTSTCKSDIKDVNSNEGSTLNSEPNGDTGHNILGAKTSPKKRYLKRTTRDCYKFPNQSNNHHQKKDCRSFSDRENTLANSECRHGVQEQLSSSATINTENQAKIKCDSVLNNDVQLSLSLLGNHVLLPSQPVLQVKNSRDKYCITDFAEELAETVVSMATEIAAICLENSNGKQPWFCAWKRGNEYLVTQSLSCRTMKRKKETHTNGSVVRKHRAPRLSEIKRKTDEHPELKEKLMNRVVDESINLEDTPDSVNLFANEVAAKIMNLTELSMVDSIWQGPNHPRNRLHCERWSRAKASSCESIPEEDSDSKASFNTLGLMNSFGHSLSQTSSVSKQSSCESITDEFSRFMVNQMENEGRGFDLLLDYYAGKNANSILTSALQQVAKKNGHLNVRPSCPSKQSSTESITEEFYRYMLREIEKENKDNASCSRNSKDWCGSLLAPSLRSPFCFRQSSMPDSRSSGSRLTVNVPIKANSLDGFAHHRQDSLSVQPVSTVASAGLCKSDSCLYQRGKTDQITDMLIHETWASSIESLMRKNKIIADEAEATEADQFYSDSPPHVEQYAKRLAANIVESGKSLIVIQQDSFDYTSREDVLESKHPQSTTQIQSKTEEVNLDEKKEHMKSPGSLPAGQLREVPLIQIETDQRDEPDKDSESLTSCGPSGKGHQSKEKPPEALDGKHMVSSSPVSSSSPHSRSDAEIIGETKTAEEFPAHLSSSEESTGSWSQLANDEDNPDDTSSYLQLSERSLSNGNSSTTSSLGIMDLEIYQENVPSSPMINELVEEKVFLKEQTENTEESTSELSVGTANCQKDLLVINFDLEPECPDVELRATLQWIAASELGIPTIYFKKSQENRIEKFLDVVQLVQRKSWKVGDIFQAVVQYCKLSEEGRESTPSLFDWLLELG comes from the exons AAGCTGATCAGTGTCTCACCCAGTCTCCCCAAACTGATCAGTTCAATGAACGTACAGCCACcgaaggaaaatgaaattgtcCTGCTCAGTGGATTGACAGCAGGAAACCTCCAGGCTGATTATGAGGTTCCCCAG TGTCCTTGGCTGGCAGATGTCTGCTTGGTTCAGTGTGCAAGGGGGGACAGGAGGAACAGCGCAAGCTGCATcatttttgaaataaacaaGTTTCTGATTGGACTTGAGCTCGttcaggagaggcagctgcagacAGAAACTCGTGTCCTAAAGCCTGAGGATGACACAAACTGCTCTGTTTCCTCAATAGAAGAAGATTTCCTCACGGCCTCCGAGCACCTCGAGGATGACAACGAGGCTGATGAATATAAAGCTG gtcatgaaaaattaaatgtttcagaAGCATCTTCAGATgtcaaaaaaaataaaggaaagggGTTTGAAAACATTCACTATAGAAAAGCCAGGTTGCCATTCATTCTTGAAGCGAACTGCATTAACAAAGATAATGCAGCTGCTCAGATCTCTGAAACCGTGAATGTTGTGGCTGAAGATGGCATCTCGCAACCTGAAGATAAGTCAGACCAGGAAATACTGTGGCAGAAGGAATTAGCTGAAAAAGGTACTTCATCATTTAGTACTACTAATTTGACTAGTGGGGTTGAAAACTCAGCACTTATGTTAGAAGATGTATCTGTAACCAAAATGGCTAAAGAGGAGTTGGAGCCTCAGGGTGACCCCACAGCGAAACACAGCAGCAAGGCAGACGGGGAAGATCGTGCAGGGATCAGGAAAACTGATCCTCCCTCCCAGAATAAGCAGGCGACCACAGGCCAGTATGCCACAAATTTAGCAGAATCTGTTCTGCAGGATGCATTCATTAGACTGTCACAGTCTCGACCCAGTTTCAGTGAGGAGGCTGCAGTCAGCATCTCTGTGGGAAGCTCCTGTAAGTCAGAAGATGCATCTGCTTCCCGATCATGGAATGAACTCCCAAAGATTGTCATAGTGCAAAGTCCAGACAGCTCTGAGAATGTACCTGACTGGCCAGGgtctgccttccccagcctgaGCCACTGGGCTGAGGCAGAAAGCTCTGCTGAAGTTTCAGATTACTTTGAGGAAGAGCACTCAAATGGACATGCCCAAAGTGCACTGGAAGTGGCTCTGGCTTGTGCAGCCACTGTCATTGGAACCATTTCCAGTCCCCAGGCTGCGGAAAAGTTCCGCCGGGAGCAGGAAGCCACAGACTCGAGAAGTGGAGTGGCTGCTGATGAAGAGGTGCACGCAGCACCCTCACAGCTCCTTGACTGTGCTGGCACGGAATACTCCTTCCCATCTGCACTCTGTGGCATGACTCAAGTGGCAAGTGCTGTAGCCATCTGTGGCCTGGGGGAAACAAAGGAGGACAAGTACCCTGCAACTTCCAGTGGACTTCTGTCTGCTGCTCAGGCCTCTGCAGCCATCACTCTGCGTTGCAGCTTAGCTGTAGGAAGCAGCATGGAGAAGCTGAATGAGAGCATTGCAGAGGCTCTTCTCAAAGAGGCATCCGTAATTCTGACAAAACCCAACACATACAAAAATGTAGGGCATTTTATGGAATCCATGAACAGGAAAATTGTtgaaacagcagcaagaccacgtGTTCCACATGCTGATGGAGTAATCAGGGACGAACTTGCACAAAACTTATCCAATATTATTCTGCGACATTCTATGGAAGAGGTTAGGAAGAAGAGACAGCTACAAGTCCATTCAGAGGATGGCTCAAGTACACAAGACATTTTCACAGAGACTGCAAATGAGTtgctttttaatataatatatttcaCTTGCAAGAAGATGAATGACATAAGGCAACTTGAAGAGTGTTCTCCTCTCTTTTCTGAAGgcacaaaagcagagaaagtaACAAGAGCAGAAGGGTGGCCAACACTGGTAACAGCATGTGAAACTTCACACAGCCCCCTTGATCACTCTGCTGCTAAGCCATTTGGTACATCCTACAGCACCAGTACTAGTAAAGATCTTGAAAAGGTCACAAGCACTTGCAAGAGTGATATCAAAGATGTAAATAGCAATGAAGGTTCCACACTGAATTCAGAACCAAATGGAGATACAGGGCATAACATACTCGGTGCAAAAACATCTCCCAAGAAGAGATACCTGAAAAGAACCACGCGAGACTGTTACAAATTCCCAAATCAGAGTAACAATCATCATCAGAAGAAAGACTGCAGATCATTTTCAGACAGAGAAAATACCCTTGCAAACAGTGAATGCAGGCACGGTGTTCAAGAGCAGCTGTCTTCCAGTGCCAccataaatacagaaaaccaAGCCAAGATTAAGTGTGATTCTGTGCTAAATAATGATGTTCAACTTAGCTTGTCTTTGTTAGGAAACCATGTGTTGCTTCCTTCTCAGCCTGTGCTACAGGTGAAAAATTCAAGGGACAAATATTGTATAACAGACTTTGCAGAAGAATTGGCAGAAACAGTTGTCTCTATGGCAACAGAAATAGCTGCCATTTGTCTAGAAAATTCAAATGGCAAGCAACCCTGGTTCTGTGCATGGAAGAGAGGCAATGAATATCTGGTGACCCAGAGTTTATCATGCAGAaccatgaaaaggaagaaggaaaccCATACCAATGGTTCTGTAGTTCGTAAGCACAGGGCACCTCGGCTTAGTGagatcaaaagaaaaacagatgagCATCCTGAGCTAAAGGAAAAATTGATGAATCGAGTAGTAGATGAATCTATAAACCTTGAGGACACACCAGATTCAGTCAATCTCTTTGCAAATGAAGTGGCTGCCAAGATCATGAACCTCACTGAACTCTCCATGGTTGATAGCATCTGGCAAGGTCCAAACCACCCCAGGAACAGACTGCACTGTGAAAGGTGGAGCCGAGCCAAGGCCTCAAGCTGTGAGAGCATACCAGAGGAGGACTCAGATTCCAAAGCCTCTTTCAATACCCTCGGCCTCATGAACAGCTTTGGTCACTCTCTGAGCCAGACAAGTTCTGTCTCAAAGCAGTCtagttgtgaaagcattacagATGAATTTTCAAGATTTATGGTGAACCAGATGGAAAATGAAGGAAGAGGTTTTGACTTATTACTGGATTATTAcgcaggaaaaaatgcaaacagtaTCTTAACTTCTGCCTTGCAACAGGTAGCCAAGAAAAATGGCCATCTTAATGTAAGACCAAGTTGCCCATCCAAACAGTCCAGCACAGAAAGCATAACAGAAGAGTTTTATAGGTATATGCTAAGAGAAAtcgaaaaggaaaataaagacaatGCATCATGCTCTCGGAACTCAAAGGACTGGTGTGGCAGTTTGCTGGCACCCTCTCTGCGGTCACCTTTCTGCTTCAGGCAGTCGTCAATGCCCGACAGTCGATCCTCAGGCTCCAGGCTTACAGTGAACGTCCCAATTAAAGCAAATTCCTTGGATGGGTTTGCCCACCACCGCCAAGATTCCTTAAGTGTCCAGCCTGTCAGTACCGTGGcttctgcagggctctgcaagTCTGACTCGTGCCTGTACCAGAGAGGCAAGACTGACCAGATCACAGACATGCTGATCCACGAGACCTGGGCCAGCTCCATCGAGTCCCTGATGCGCAAGAACAAAATCATTGCAGATGAGGCAGAGGCTACAGAGGCAGACCAGTTTTACAGTGATTCTCCTCCACATGTGGAACAGTATGCAAAAAGACTGGCTGCAAATATTGTTGAAAGTGGTAAAAGTCTAATTGTCATCCAGCAGGATTCCTTTGATTATACAAGCCGAGAAGATGTGCTGGAAAGCAAACATCCCCAGAGCACAACCCAGATACAGTCCAAAACGGAGGAAGTAAATTTGGATGAGAAAAAAGAGCACATGAAGAGCCCTGGAAGCCTCCCTGCAGGACAGCTCAGGGAAGTGCCTTTAATTCAGATAGAAACTGATCAACGAGATGAGCCAGATAAAGACTCAGAGTCCTTAACTTCATGTGGCCCATCTGGAAAGGGGCatcaaagcaaagaaaagccTCCAGAAGCTTTGGATGGGAAACACATGGTTTCCAGTTCCCCAGTAAGTAG cagcagccctcatAGCAGATCGGATGCTGAAATCATAGGAGAGACCAAAACAGCTGAAGAATTTCCAGCCCATCTCAGCAGCAGTGAAgagagcactggcagctggtCCCAGCTGGCCAATGATGAGGACAATCCTGATGACACCAGCAGCTACCTGCAGCTCAGCGAGCGCTCCCTGAG CAATGGCAACAGCAGTACAACTAGCAGTCTTGGCATTATGGACCTGGAAATTTATCAGGAGAACGTGCCATCTTCTCCTATGATTAA TGAATTAgtagaagaaaaggttttccttaaagaacagacagaaaacactGAGG AAAGTACTTCTGAGCTTTCAGTGGGAACAGCCAACTGTCAAAAGGACCTCCTGGTGATCAACTTCGATCTGGAGCCAGAGTGCCCTGATGTGGAACTGCGAGCCACCCTGCAGTGGATTGCTGCTTCCGAACTTGGAATTCCAACTATCTATTTTAAGAAATCTCAGGAAAACAGAATTGAAAAG